A genomic region of Luteibacter aegosomatissinici contains the following coding sequences:
- a CDS encoding DUF192 domain-containing protein — MMKWMLAAALCSASLGAAAADAPSVTLHGKTYSTEFATDDAQREHGLMDRAHMDADHSMLFIFPSDAPRAFWMKNTLIPLDILYFDQARKLVAMQLNAQPCKADPCAIYPSGNLPARYVLELNAGQAGQLGLKLGDELTVSGSPPAAR; from the coding sequence ATGATGAAGTGGATGCTCGCCGCGGCACTCTGCTCTGCCTCGCTTGGGGCCGCCGCGGCAGATGCCCCGTCGGTGACGTTGCATGGGAAGACATACTCCACTGAATTCGCCACCGACGACGCCCAGCGCGAGCACGGTTTGATGGACCGGGCCCATATGGATGCGGACCACAGCATGCTCTTTATCTTCCCCAGCGATGCGCCTCGCGCCTTCTGGATGAAGAACACGCTCATCCCGCTCGACATCCTTTACTTCGACCAGGCCCGCAAGCTGGTGGCCATGCAGCTGAACGCCCAGCCGTGCAAGGCGGATCCCTGCGCCATCTACCCCAGCGGCAACCTGCCTGCCCGCTATGTGCTGGAGCTCAACGCGGGCCAGGCCGGCCAGCTGGGGCTGAAGCTGGGCGATGAGCTGACCGTTTCAGGCTCACCGCCCGCCGCCCGCTAA
- a CDS encoding MIP/aquaporin family protein: MMRQQIGELISEALAMFIIIAFGDSVACMYVLYDPSPYLNAYWGVCIAWGLAVTIAIYATASVSGTHANPAVTLALAIFRDFSWKKVVPYWIAQVIGAFLGAAIVYALFGPVIDHFNETHNLTREAGGAAGVFFTHPGLAITPMHALSDQIILTAFLLFGIFAITEQYNETAPGANSGALIIGLLVATIGASMGYLEAWAINPARDFGPRLFAYFAGWGPSALPSPDNYWWVPIVGPLIGGVVGGGAYQLLVHPFLPARQRALEEARQAANRNSSNPTR; the protein is encoded by the coding sequence ATCATGCGGCAACAGATCGGCGAACTGATATCAGAAGCCCTCGCGATGTTCATCATCATCGCGTTCGGCGATTCCGTAGCGTGCATGTACGTGCTCTACGATCCCAGTCCCTACCTCAACGCGTATTGGGGTGTGTGTATCGCGTGGGGCCTGGCCGTCACCATTGCGATCTACGCGACCGCCTCGGTTTCCGGTACCCATGCGAACCCCGCGGTAACACTGGCCCTGGCCATCTTCCGCGACTTCTCGTGGAAGAAAGTGGTGCCGTACTGGATCGCCCAGGTGATTGGCGCGTTCCTCGGCGCGGCCATCGTGTACGCCCTGTTCGGGCCGGTCATCGATCACTTCAACGAAACGCACAACCTCACTCGCGAGGCAGGCGGCGCGGCCGGTGTGTTCTTCACCCACCCGGGCCTGGCGATCACCCCGATGCACGCGTTGTCCGATCAGATCATCCTGACCGCCTTCCTGCTGTTCGGCATCTTCGCCATCACCGAGCAGTACAACGAGACCGCGCCGGGCGCCAACAGCGGCGCGCTGATCATCGGCCTGCTGGTCGCCACGATCGGTGCCTCCATGGGTTACCTCGAAGCCTGGGCGATCAACCCGGCCCGTGATTTCGGCCCGCGCCTGTTCGCTTACTTCGCCGGCTGGGGTCCTTCGGCGCTGCCTTCACCGGATAACTACTGGTGGGTGCCCATCGTCGGCCCGCTGATCGGCGGTGTCGTCGGCGGTGGCGCGTACCAGCTGCTTGTGCATCCGTTCCTGCCGGCCCGCCAGCGTGCGCTCGAAGAGGCGCGCCAGGCGGCGAACCGCAATTCTTCCAACCCCACCCGTTAA
- the glpK gene encoding glycerol kinase GlpK has protein sequence MSKQKYILAIDQGTTSSRTILFDHDGNIAGTAQREFPQIFPQPGWVEHNPREIMTSVLSTMTEVISSSGIDASCIEGIGITNQRETAVVWDKATGQPIYNAIVWQSRQTADICERLKKEGHDKMVRDKTGLLIDAYFAGTKVRWILDHVEGAQERAEKGELLFGTIDTWVIWNLTGGKVHVTDYTNASRTLMYNIYERKWDDELLKMLNVPKAMLPEVKSSSEVYGNTQAKHFFGREVPIAGVAGDQQAALFGQACFEPGLAKNTYGTGCFMLMNTGEKAVPSKNGLLTTIAWGLDGKVEYALEGSIFVAGSVIQWLRDGLRMLGKASDSQQYAERAKDNDGVYFVPAFVGLGAPYWKSDVRGAVFGLSRGTTKEQFIRAALESMAYQTRDVLEAMQSDSGISLKELRADGGAIANDFMAQFQADILDVTLLRPKVQETTAQGAAYLAGLAVGFWSSKEDIAKRWAVDREFKPSMTKETRDDLYDGWKQAVNATMGFKPRN, from the coding sequence ATGAGCAAGCAGAAGTACATCCTCGCCATCGACCAGGGCACGACCAGCTCGCGTACCATCCTGTTCGATCACGACGGCAACATCGCCGGCACTGCGCAGCGCGAGTTCCCGCAGATCTTCCCGCAGCCGGGCTGGGTGGAACACAACCCGCGCGAGATCATGACCAGCGTGCTGTCGACCATGACCGAGGTCATCAGCAGCTCCGGCATCGATGCCTCGTGTATCGAAGGCATCGGCATCACCAACCAGCGTGAAACCGCGGTGGTGTGGGACAAGGCCACGGGCCAGCCGATCTACAACGCCATCGTGTGGCAGTCGCGGCAGACCGCCGACATCTGCGAGCGGCTGAAGAAGGAAGGCCACGACAAGATGGTCCGTGACAAAACGGGCCTGCTGATCGATGCGTACTTCGCCGGCACCAAGGTGCGCTGGATCCTCGATCACGTGGAGGGCGCGCAGGAGCGGGCGGAGAAGGGCGAGCTGCTGTTCGGCACCATCGATACCTGGGTGATCTGGAACCTCACCGGCGGCAAGGTACACGTCACCGATTACACCAACGCCTCGCGCACGCTCATGTACAACATCTATGAGCGGAAATGGGACGACGAGCTGCTGAAGATGCTCAACGTACCCAAGGCCATGTTGCCGGAAGTGAAGTCGTCCAGCGAAGTGTATGGCAACACGCAGGCCAAGCATTTCTTTGGCCGTGAAGTACCGATCGCCGGTGTCGCCGGTGACCAGCAGGCGGCACTGTTCGGCCAGGCCTGTTTCGAGCCGGGCCTGGCGAAGAACACCTACGGTACCGGTTGCTTCATGCTGATGAACACCGGTGAGAAAGCCGTCCCATCGAAGAACGGCCTGCTCACCACCATCGCGTGGGGGCTGGACGGCAAGGTGGAATATGCGCTGGAAGGCAGCATCTTCGTCGCCGGCTCCGTGATCCAGTGGCTGCGTGATGGCCTGCGCATGCTGGGCAAAGCCTCGGATTCACAGCAGTACGCCGAACGTGCCAAAGATAACGATGGCGTGTACTTCGTACCCGCATTTGTTGGCCTGGGTGCACCGTACTGGAAGAGCGATGTGCGCGGCGCGGTGTTTGGCCTTAGCCGCGGCACCACGAAGGAGCAGTTCATTCGCGCCGCGCTCGAATCCATGGCCTACCAGACCCGTGATGTACTCGAGGCAATGCAGAGCGATTCGGGCATCAGCCTGAAGGAACTGCGTGCCGATGGCGGTGCCATCGCCAACGACTTCATGGCCCAGTTCCAGGCCGATATCCTCGACGTGACCCTGCTGCGCCCGAAGGTGCAGGAGACAACCGCCCAGGGTGCCGCCTACCTCGCCGGTCTCGCCGTCGGCTTCTGGAGCAGCAAGGAAGACATCGCCAAGCGATGGGCGGTCGATCGTGAGTTCAAACCCTCGATGACGAAGGAAACCCGTGACGATCTGTACGACGGCTGGAAGCAGGCGGTGAACGCCACGATGGGCTTCAAGCCCCGCAACTAA
- a CDS encoding acetylornithine/succinylornithine family transaminase has product MSSHPVEPSDLIGLGKRYWLSVYRPRDVILDHGKGARVWDTEGRDYLDFGAGIAVNALGHQEPELVEALVSQAHKLWHASNVFWTEPPLRLAEELIEHAPFADRVFLCNSGTEANEAAIKLVRKWAAGQGRAPEDRVIITFLGSFHGRTLASVTATAQPKYQEGYEPLPGGFRYVAFNDEAALEEAFAKGGVAAVMVEPVQGEGGVTPAAPGFLKKIRELCDAHNALMVLDEIQCGMGRTGTLFAHTHDHVTPDIVTLAKALGAGFPIGAMLAGPKVSEVMQFGAHGTTFGGNPMAAAVARVALKKIASPAVLLNVERQANDIRKGLDKLNHEFHLFSEIRGRGLMIGAVLSDAFKGRAGEVLDIAAAHGLLILQAGPDVLRIVPPLNITDEETAAGLERLHATLAEFASREAKVA; this is encoded by the coding sequence ATGTCGTCGCATCCTGTCGAACCCTCCGATCTCATCGGCCTGGGCAAGCGCTATTGGCTGTCCGTGTACCGCCCCCGTGATGTCATCCTTGACCACGGCAAGGGCGCGCGCGTGTGGGATACGGAAGGTCGCGACTATCTCGATTTTGGCGCCGGTATTGCCGTGAATGCCCTGGGCCACCAGGAGCCCGAGCTGGTCGAGGCGCTCGTCTCGCAAGCCCACAAGCTGTGGCACGCCAGCAACGTGTTCTGGACCGAGCCGCCGCTGCGCCTGGCCGAAGAACTCATCGAGCACGCACCGTTCGCCGATCGCGTGTTCCTGTGCAACTCCGGTACCGAGGCCAACGAAGCCGCGATCAAGCTCGTGCGCAAGTGGGCCGCCGGCCAGGGCCGCGCGCCGGAAGACCGCGTCATCATCACTTTCCTCGGCTCGTTCCACGGCCGCACGCTCGCCTCGGTCACCGCCACCGCGCAGCCCAAGTACCAGGAAGGCTACGAGCCGCTGCCGGGTGGCTTCCGCTACGTGGCGTTCAACGATGAAGCCGCGCTGGAAGAAGCCTTCGCCAAGGGTGGCGTTGCCGCAGTGATGGTCGAACCCGTGCAGGGCGAGGGCGGTGTCACGCCCGCGGCACCGGGCTTCCTGAAGAAGATCCGCGAGCTGTGCGATGCCCACAACGCGCTCATGGTGCTGGATGAAATCCAGTGCGGCATGGGCCGCACCGGCACGCTGTTCGCGCACACGCACGACCATGTCACGCCGGATATCGTCACCCTGGCGAAGGCACTGGGTGCGGGCTTCCCGATCGGCGCGATGCTGGCCGGCCCGAAGGTATCGGAGGTGATGCAGTTCGGCGCGCACGGCACGACGTTTGGCGGCAACCCGATGGCGGCCGCGGTCGCGCGCGTTGCGTTGAAGAAGATCGCCTCACCCGCGGTGCTGCTCAACGTGGAACGCCAGGCGAACGATATCCGCAAGGGTCTCGACAAGCTCAACCACGAGTTCCACCTGTTCTCGGAAATCCGTGGCCGCGGGCTCATGATCGGCGCAGTGCTCTCCGATGCCTTCAAGGGGCGCGCCGGCGAAGTGCTCGATATCGCCGCCGCGCACGGCCTGCTCATCCTGCAGGCCGGCCCCGATGTGCTGCGCATCGTGCCGCCGCTCAACATCACCGATGAAGAAACCGCCGCGGGCCTCGAACGCCTGCACGCGACACTGGCGGAGTTCGCCAGCCGCGAGGCCAAGGTGGCCTAA
- a CDS encoding SDR family oxidoreductase translates to MTSLAGKTLFITGASRGIGLAIGLRAARDGANVVIAAKSGVPNPKLPGTIHTAAAEIEAAGGQALALKVDIREEDEVRMAVATAAERFGGIDIVVNNASAIWLAGTENTPMKRFDLMHQVNTRGTFLVTQACLPFLKEAANPHVLMLSPPLSIDPHWYAPHVAYTIAKFGMSQCVLGMAPEFAPMGIAVNALWPKTVIATAAIGMIDGVKPENCRTPEIVADAAHAILTRPARSYTGHFAIDEAVLREEGVTNFDHYAVTPGQPLLPDLFL, encoded by the coding sequence ATGACATCGCTCGCCGGGAAGACCCTGTTCATCACCGGTGCCTCCCGCGGCATCGGTCTCGCCATCGGCCTGCGCGCGGCGCGCGATGGCGCCAACGTCGTGATCGCCGCGAAGAGCGGCGTGCCCAATCCGAAACTGCCCGGCACGATCCACACGGCCGCCGCGGAGATCGAAGCCGCGGGTGGCCAGGCGCTCGCCCTCAAGGTCGATATCCGCGAGGAAGATGAAGTGCGCATGGCGGTGGCGACCGCCGCCGAACGGTTCGGCGGTATCGATATCGTGGTGAACAACGCCAGCGCGATCTGGCTCGCGGGTACCGAGAACACACCGATGAAGCGGTTCGACCTGATGCACCAGGTGAACACGCGCGGCACGTTCCTGGTGACGCAGGCCTGCCTGCCCTTCCTGAAGGAAGCGGCGAACCCGCACGTGCTCATGCTCTCGCCGCCGCTCAGCATCGATCCGCATTGGTATGCACCGCACGTGGCGTACACCATCGCCAAGTTCGGCATGAGCCAGTGCGTGCTCGGCATGGCGCCCGAGTTCGCCCCGATGGGTATCGCGGTGAATGCGTTGTGGCCGAAAACGGTGATCGCCACCGCCGCGATCGGCATGATCGATGGGGTCAAGCCCGAGAACTGCCGAACCCCCGAGATCGTGGCCGATGCCGCGCACGCGATCCTGACCCGCCCCGCCCGGTCCTACACCGGCCACTTCGCGATCGACGAAGCCGTTTTGCGTGAAGAAGGTGTGACGAACTTCGATCACTACGCCGTCACGCCGGGCCAGCCTCTACTACCGGACTTGTTTCTCTAG
- the glpD gene encoding glycerol-3-phosphate dehydrogenase: MVEQVDVLVIGGGVNGVGIARDAVGRGLSVWLCERDDLASHTSSAATKLIHGGLRYLEQFEFALVGKALAEREVLLRAAPHIIWPLRFVLPHQPHLRPAWMIRIGLFLYDHLGRGRRTLPGSRRVRFGKHVTGEPLRSEFTQGFVYSDAWVQDARLVVLNAMDAVHRGAKIETHTKCVSARRDGDSWVAELEKRDGTRHFVRARALVNAAGPWAASFLDDVAHVKHSHTLRLIKGSHIVVPKIFDHRYAYIFQQPDRRIVFAIPYERDFTLIGTTDIEYKADPSHPVIDAEETQYLCEAANRYFKKQLTPADVVWSYSGVRPLLQDEAGSASEVTRDYLLDIDQTGGAPLLNVFGGKLTTFRKLSEEAIDKLAPLLGNDKPAWTADARPLPGGGERDIDALTDDIRSSRPWLPETFAWRLTHMYGTRARDLLGEANGLEALGTHFGSDLYQAEVDYLVRHEWATEAEDILWRRSKIGLRVSADDVRRLTDYLKQRVPQGPTTTP, translated from the coding sequence ATGGTTGAGCAGGTCGATGTCCTGGTGATTGGTGGTGGCGTGAACGGCGTGGGCATTGCCCGCGACGCAGTAGGACGTGGCCTTTCGGTATGGCTGTGCGAGCGCGATGACCTCGCATCCCATACATCCAGTGCCGCCACCAAACTGATCCACGGTGGCCTTCGCTATCTCGAACAGTTTGAGTTTGCGCTGGTAGGCAAAGCACTCGCCGAGCGCGAAGTGCTGCTACGCGCCGCGCCACACATCATCTGGCCGCTGCGTTTTGTCTTGCCGCACCAGCCGCATCTGCGCCCCGCGTGGATGATCCGCATCGGCCTGTTCCTCTACGATCACCTCGGTCGGGGCCGCCGTACCCTGCCAGGTTCGCGCCGCGTACGCTTCGGCAAGCATGTCACCGGCGAACCGCTGCGCAGTGAGTTCACCCAGGGCTTCGTCTACTCCGATGCCTGGGTGCAGGACGCGCGCCTGGTGGTGCTCAATGCCATGGATGCCGTGCACCGCGGCGCGAAGATCGAAACGCACACCAAGTGCGTCAGCGCACGGCGGGATGGCGACAGCTGGGTCGCCGAGCTTGAGAAGCGCGACGGTACCCGCCACTTCGTTCGCGCACGCGCGCTGGTGAACGCCGCAGGCCCCTGGGCCGCGAGCTTCCTCGATGACGTCGCGCACGTGAAGCACAGCCACACCCTGCGCCTGATCAAGGGCAGCCACATCGTGGTGCCGAAGATCTTCGATCACCGCTACGCGTACATCTTCCAGCAGCCTGATCGCCGCATCGTGTTCGCCATCCCCTACGAGCGCGACTTCACCCTGATCGGCACCACCGATATCGAATACAAGGCCGATCCCTCGCACCCGGTCATCGATGCCGAGGAAACCCAATACCTGTGCGAGGCGGCCAACCGTTACTTCAAGAAGCAGCTCACCCCGGCCGACGTCGTCTGGAGCTACAGCGGTGTGCGCCCGCTCCTGCAGGATGAAGCGGGCAGCGCCTCGGAAGTCACGCGCGATTACCTGCTCGATATCGACCAGACCGGTGGCGCACCCTTGTTGAACGTCTTCGGTGGCAAGCTCACCACGTTCCGCAAGCTGTCCGAAGAGGCGATCGACAAGCTGGCCCCGTTGCTCGGGAACGACAAGCCCGCCTGGACGGCCGATGCCCGGCCGCTTCCTGGTGGCGGTGAGCGCGATATCGATGCGCTCACTGACGATATCCGTTCATCGCGCCCCTGGCTGCCGGAAACCTTCGCCTGGCGCCTGACCCACATGTACGGCACCCGCGCACGCGATCTGCTCGGCGAAGCGAATGGGCTTGAAGCACTGGGCACGCATTTCGGTTCCGACCTTTACCAGGCCGAAGTGGATTACCTCGTACGTCACGAGTGGGCCACGGAAGCCGAGGATATCCTCTGGCGGCGTAGCAAGATCGGCCTGCGCGTGAGCGCCGACGATGTGCGCCGCCTTACTGACTACCTCAAACAACGGGTCCCGCAAGGGCCAACCACCACCCCGTAA
- the thiE gene encoding thiamine phosphate synthase codes for MSTLLQSRLRGKGVYAITDGPRDDLFAAVEAALAGGARMLQYRDKTTDKARRSQEAAELASICARYEVPLIINDDVGLAKECGAAGVHLGVQDVSIAEARAALGPEAIIGVSCYGSLERAAQMRDEGADYLGFGAMYPSRTKPHAPVTTHDVLTQATRLGLPVVAIGGLTPDNTKPVIDAGADYVAVVSAIFAAPDIQAATRRFADLFDARPGIIQ; via the coding sequence ATGAGCACCCTCCTCCAATCCCGACTCCGCGGCAAGGGCGTTTACGCCATCACCGACGGGCCGCGCGATGACCTGTTCGCGGCCGTGGAGGCGGCCCTCGCCGGCGGCGCGCGGATGCTCCAGTACCGCGACAAGACCACCGATAAGGCCCGGCGGAGCCAGGAGGCGGCCGAGCTCGCCTCGATCTGCGCCCGTTATGAGGTGCCGCTGATCATCAACGACGATGTCGGGCTGGCAAAAGAGTGTGGCGCCGCCGGTGTGCACCTGGGCGTCCAGGATGTCTCGATCGCCGAGGCCCGCGCCGCGCTGGGCCCGGAGGCCATCATCGGCGTCTCCTGCTATGGCTCGCTGGAACGGGCGGCACAGATGCGTGACGAGGGTGCCGATTACCTGGGTTTCGGCGCCATGTACCCCTCGAGGACCAAGCCACACGCACCAGTCACCACCCACGACGTATTGACGCAGGCCACCCGGCTGGGCCTCCCGGTCGTGGCGATCGGCGGCCTCACCCCCGACAATACGAAGCCTGTGATCGATGCCGGCGCGGATTACGTGGCCGTGGTTTCCGCCATTTTCGCCGCGCCCGACATCCAGGCGGCCACGCGCCGCTTCGCCGACCTTTTCGATGCTCGTCCCGGAATCATTCAATGA
- the hemL gene encoding glutamate-1-semialdehyde 2,1-aminomutase has protein sequence MTTNHDLFARARQLMPGGVNSPVRAFKSVGGEPFFTARADGPYLWDVEGKRYIDYVGSWGPMIVGHNHPAVREAVVKAAQDGLSFGTPSPAEVTMAETIVKLIPSVDMVRMVNSGTEATMSAIRLARGATGRNKIVKFEGCYHGHGDSFLVKAGSGALTFGVPTSPGVPKAAADLTLTLPYNDIEAAKALFAEHGADIAGLIIEPVAGNMNCIPPKDGYLQALRELCTQSGALLIFDEVMTGFRVALGGAQAHYAIKPDLTCFGKVIGGGMPVGAYGGRRDLMEQVAPAGPVYQAGTLSGNPVAMAAGLAMLELIQAPGFYDDLAKRTAKLADGIAAAATKHGIPFSVNYVGAMFGLFFTDAKVESYAQATAADVAAFNRFFHGMLERGVYLAPSAFEAGFVSSAHTDAIIDETIAIADDVLASLKA, from the coding sequence ATGACCACGAACCACGACCTCTTCGCCCGCGCCCGCCAGCTGATGCCCGGCGGCGTGAATTCACCCGTGCGCGCCTTCAAATCGGTGGGCGGCGAGCCGTTCTTTACCGCGCGTGCCGATGGCCCGTACCTGTGGGACGTGGAAGGCAAGCGCTATATCGATTACGTGGGCTCGTGGGGCCCCATGATCGTGGGCCATAACCACCCGGCCGTGCGCGAGGCGGTGGTGAAGGCCGCCCAGGATGGCCTGAGCTTCGGCACGCCCTCCCCCGCCGAAGTCACCATGGCCGAGACCATCGTGAAGCTGATTCCTTCGGTGGATATGGTGCGCATGGTGAACTCGGGCACCGAGGCCACCATGTCGGCGATCCGCCTGGCGCGTGGCGCCACCGGCCGCAACAAGATCGTGAAGTTCGAAGGCTGCTACCACGGCCATGGCGACAGCTTCCTGGTGAAGGCGGGATCGGGCGCGCTGACGTTTGGCGTACCAACCTCGCCGGGCGTGCCGAAGGCAGCGGCCGATCTGACGCTTACGCTTCCGTATAACGACATCGAGGCGGCGAAAGCGCTGTTCGCCGAACACGGCGCGGATATCGCCGGCCTCATCATCGAGCCGGTCGCCGGCAACATGAACTGCATTCCGCCGAAGGATGGCTACCTGCAGGCGCTGCGCGAGCTGTGCACGCAAAGCGGTGCGCTGTTGATCTTCGACGAAGTGATGACCGGTTTCCGCGTCGCCCTGGGCGGCGCGCAGGCGCATTACGCCATCAAGCCGGACCTCACCTGCTTCGGCAAGGTGATCGGCGGTGGCATGCCGGTGGGCGCGTACGGCGGTCGCCGCGACCTGATGGAACAGGTGGCCCCGGCGGGCCCGGTGTACCAGGCCGGCACGTTGTCCGGTAACCCGGTGGCGATGGCGGCGGGCCTGGCCATGCTCGAGCTGATCCAGGCGCCCGGTTTCTACGACGACCTGGCGAAGCGCACGGCGAAACTTGCCGACGGGATCGCGGCTGCGGCGACGAAGCACGGTATTCCCTTCAGCGTGAACTACGTCGGCGCCATGTTCGGCCTGTTTTTCACCGATGCGAAGGTGGAGAGCTACGCGCAGGCGACTGCTGCGGATGTGGCGGCGTTCAACCGCTTCTTCCACGGCATGCTGGAGCGCGGCGTCTACCTCGCGCCGTCGGCGTTCGAAGCCGGCTTCGTGTCGAGCGCGCATACCGATGCGATCATTGACGAGACCATCGCGATCGCGGACGACGTGCTCGCCAGCCTGAAGGCATAA
- a CDS encoding DeoR family transcriptional regulator translates to MTTDLRLNRRQEELIAIVQREGFVAVDELATHFDVAPQTIRRDLNLLADGGLIRRYHGGVSAPSSIENVAYAARQTLQAAEKNRIAQAIARHIPDGSSLFINLGTTNEGVGRALLEHRNLRVITNNLNIAILLSDNPTFEVIVAGGVVRGRDHGVTGEATIELIRQFKVDYGIIGISGIELDGTLLDFDFHEVRVAQTIIDHSRQVILGADHTKIGRNAMVRLGDFSRVDAWYTDKQPPDELMPVLAASGTQLHIAE, encoded by the coding sequence ATGACAACGGATCTCCGCCTCAACCGCCGCCAGGAAGAACTCATCGCGATCGTCCAGCGCGAAGGCTTCGTGGCCGTCGATGAGCTGGCCACGCACTTCGACGTGGCGCCGCAGACCATTCGCCGCGATCTCAACCTGCTTGCCGATGGCGGCCTCATCCGCCGTTACCACGGCGGCGTCAGTGCACCCTCAAGCATTGAGAACGTGGCGTACGCCGCGCGCCAGACCCTGCAGGCCGCGGAGAAGAACCGGATCGCCCAGGCGATCGCGCGGCACATCCCCGATGGCTCGTCGCTCTTCATCAATCTGGGCACGACCAACGAGGGCGTGGGCCGGGCATTGCTCGAGCACCGCAACCTTCGCGTCATTACCAACAACCTCAATATCGCCATCCTGCTCAGCGACAACCCGACCTTCGAGGTCATCGTCGCCGGCGGGGTGGTGCGCGGTCGCGACCATGGCGTGACCGGCGAAGCCACGATCGAGCTCATCCGCCAGTTCAAGGTGGACTACGGCATCATCGGTATCTCCGGCATCGAGCTCGACGGCACCTTGCTCGACTTCGATTTCCACGAAGTCCGTGTCGCCCAGACCATCATCGATCATTCCCGCCAGGTCATCCTGGGCGCGGACCACACCAAGATCGGGCGTAACGCCATGGTCCGCCTGGGCGATTTCTCCCGTGTCGATGCCTGGTACACCGACAAGCAGCCACCCGACGAGCTGATGCCCGTGCTGGCCGCCTCAGGCACCCAGCTGCACATCGCTGAGTAA
- a CDS encoding rubredoxin, with translation MSNETQTATRKWMCVVCGFIYDEAEGLPDEGIEPGTRWEDIPDTWTCPDCGVTKDDFEMVELD, from the coding sequence ATGAGCAACGAGACCCAAACCGCGACCCGCAAGTGGATGTGCGTCGTCTGCGGCTTTATCTATGACGAAGCCGAGGGCTTGCCTGATGAGGGCATCGAGCCGGGCACCCGCTGGGAAGATATCCCGGATACCTGGACATGCCCCGATTGCGGCGTGACCAAGGACGACTTCGAGATGGTCGAGCTCGACTAA
- a CDS encoding sigma-54 interaction domain-containing protein codes for MSRGESTGRCVVWVGRPSVEEHFGLIRAGWRTLVADPARLDSALPECGDTAIAVVDLRASAQAAVRVLQELRDNHPGLAWIGLTGHRTPANDPSIQHVLPQAFELIDGASSLQALRQALQRVPADGIPVLDDDQPSVMTGTSPAIRALSQNIRKFAPVELPLLITGETGTGKEMAARALHQLSARRDKPFAAINCGALPANLVQSELFGHERGSFTGATARRIGHFESADGGTVFLDEIGDLPLDAQTNLLRVLQEGTIERIGSCQSIKVNVRVLAATHVDLEKAVAQGRFREDLFYRLNVLRLRMPPLRERNGDIELLAQYFLDAFRESYGTRARAFSTAARKAMNAFSWPGNVRELMNRVQRAAVIADDALITPDDLELNADLPGIDRDSLGSARTSAEREAIVDCLRASAFNISECARRLRVSRVTVYRLCKKHQLALDQLR; via the coding sequence ATGTCACGCGGGGAATCGACGGGACGTTGCGTCGTCTGGGTTGGAAGGCCGAGCGTTGAAGAGCATTTCGGGCTGATTCGGGCTGGCTGGCGAACGCTGGTGGCCGATCCGGCCCGGCTGGATAGCGCCTTGCCCGAATGTGGGGACACGGCCATCGCCGTGGTGGATCTGCGCGCGAGCGCGCAGGCAGCCGTGCGGGTACTCCAGGAGCTGCGCGACAACCACCCGGGCCTGGCGTGGATCGGCCTCACCGGCCACCGCACGCCCGCGAACGATCCTTCCATCCAGCATGTGCTGCCCCAGGCCTTCGAACTCATCGATGGCGCCTCGTCGTTGCAGGCACTTCGCCAGGCACTCCAGCGGGTGCCCGCCGATGGCATCCCGGTGCTGGACGATGACCAGCCCAGCGTGATGACTGGCACGAGTCCGGCGATCCGGGCGCTTTCTCAGAATATTCGGAAGTTCGCGCCCGTCGAGCTGCCGCTGCTGATCACCGGCGAAACCGGCACGGGAAAGGAAATGGCCGCCCGGGCCCTGCACCAGCTCTCCGCGCGCCGCGACAAGCCCTTCGCCGCCATCAACTGTGGCGCGCTCCCGGCCAACCTCGTCCAGTCCGAATTGTTCGGCCACGAGCGCGGTTCCTTCACCGGGGCCACGGCGCGGCGCATCGGCCATTTCGAATCCGCCGATGGCGGCACGGTGTTCCTGGATGAAATCGGCGACCTGCCGCTGGATGCCCAGACCAACCTGCTGCGCGTGCTGCAGGAAGGCACCATCGAGCGGATCGGCAGCTGCCAGTCCATCAAGGTGAACGTGCGCGTGCTCGCCGCCACCCACGTCGACCTGGAAAAGGCGGTGGCCCAGGGGCGGTTCCGCGAGGACCTGTTCTACCGGCTCAACGTCCTGCGCCTGCGCATGCCGCCGCTGCGCGAACGGAACGGCGACATCGAGCTGCTGGCCCAATACTTCCTGGATGCCTTCCGCGAAAGCTATGGCACCCGTGCGCGGGCGTTCAGCACGGCGGCGCGCAAGGCCATGAACGCCTTCTCGTGGCCCGGCAACGTGCGCGAGCTGATGAACCGGGTGCAGCGCGCGGCCGTGATCGCCGACGATGCCCTGATCACCCCGGATGACCTTGAACTCAACGCCGACCTGCCCGGCATCGATCGCGACAGCCTGGGCAGCGCGCGCACCTCGGCCGAGCGCGAGGCCATCGTCGATTGCCTGCGGGCCAGCGCGTTCAATATCAGCGAATGCGCCCGCCGGCTGCGGGTGTCGCGCGTCACGGTGTACCGCCTCTGCAAGAAGCACCAGCTGGCCCTCGATCAGTTGCGCTAG